ATGAAACCGGATTCGGGCTGTGGCAGAGCGACGCCAATCCTTATTGTCTGAAAGCCGTGAAATGGCGGGACGGCAAAGGCGACATCGTGCGCGACTTTGTCGCCTCCTGCCGCAAATACGGCATCCAGCCGGGCATCTACATCGGTATCCGCTGGAACTCCCTGTTGGGCATCCACAACTTCAAGGCGGAAGGCGACGGCGAATTTGCCCGCAATCGCCAGGCCTGGTACAAACGCCTGTGTGAAAAAATGGTGACGGAACTCTGTTCCCGTTACGGAGAATTGTTCATGATCTGGTTTGACGGAGGGGCGGACGATCCCAGGGGGCTGGGTCCGGATGTGGAACCCATCGTCAGCAAATACCAGCCCAACTGCCTGTTCTACCACAATGTGGACCGGGCGGATCTGCGGTGGGGAGGCTCGGAAAGCGGAACGGTGGGCTATCCCTGCTGGTCAGGCTTTCCCTATCCCTACAGCCACAGCAACGCAAATGACAAAGCTGCGGACCATAACAAGCTCCTGAGGCACGGGGATCCGGACGGAAAACACTGGGTTCCCGCCATGGCGGACACTCCCCTGCGCGGCTACAACGGCCGCCACGAATGGTTCTGGGAACCGGGAGACGATGACAAGGCTGTCTATCCCCTGGCCAATCTGATGGACATGTATGAAAAATCCGTGGGCCGCAACGCAACGCTGATCATTGGCCTGACGCCGGACCCGGACGGCCTGCTTCCTCCCGGCGACGCAGCGCGCCTGAAGGAACTGGGGCAAGAAATCCGGCGCCGTTTCGGCACGCCTCTGGCCTCCGTCTCCGGGAATGCGGAAACGCTTACCCTTCCGTTGAAAGGGGAGCAAAGCGTCAACTACTGCATCATCCAGGAAAACATCCGGCACGGAGAACGGGTGCGCGCCTACCGCGTGGAAGCAAAAGTCAACGGCAGCTGGATTCCCGTATGCGAGGGAACTTCCATCGGCCACAAGCGCATCCAGTCCTTTGCCCCTGTCAAG
This genomic stretch from Akkermansia biwaensis harbors:
- a CDS encoding alpha-L-fucosidase produces the protein MKKPTFIILALLCPFLACGQPSPAVDIAVPALHQLKWHEAEMGVVFHYDLHVFDGKIYNQGNNRIKPVEDYNVFNPVKLDTDQWLAAAKAAGAKFAILTATHETGFGLWQSDANPYCLKAVKWRDGKGDIVRDFVASCRKYGIQPGIYIGIRWNSLLGIHNFKAEGDGEFARNRQAWYKRLCEKMVTELCSRYGELFMIWFDGGADDPRGLGPDVEPIVSKYQPNCLFYHNVDRADLRWGGSESGTVGYPCWSGFPYPYSHSNANDKAADHNKLLRHGDPDGKHWVPAMADTPLRGYNGRHEWFWEPGDDDKAVYPLANLMDMYEKSVGRNATLIIGLTPDPDGLLPPGDAARLKELGQEIRRRFGTPLASVSGNAETLTLPLKGEQSVNYCIIQENIRHGERVRAYRVEAKVNGSWIPVCEGTSIGHKRIQSFAPVKASALRLTVEKAAGTPEISNFSACCVMDKQQESP